The genomic segment aaggaTCGCGATGGCATCTTGGTAATGTTAAAAAATCTGGACTAAGACCAGAAAGAAAAATTCGTCCCGTCACCTGGTGTCAATAACACGAGCCCAACTTTGGCCCTTCATTGTTCATTCTTACGTTCATTTTCATAGTCAGTGTGTACGTCTAaacattctttttccttttccctcaACTTGCTCACGTGTAACCAAGGACATCTTACACTTTATCATCTATTACTTgttattttcaaagaaaaaacaatgagaaagaaagaagagatacCCATATTACGTCCATCTTGCACAGATTTTCCAGTTTCTCTAtaacacagaattcccttttgGGATCTTCTCCGGACCCATGGTTTTAACATATTATCACAATTCGTTACAACTGCTTTAGGAAATCTCCATCCAGACATGCAAGAAGCAGCCAAAAACCATGTGTTTTACGATGCCTGTAGTGATATTCTCTTACAGAACTCAATCTGTTATTTGTAACATGCACTAACTAGTTTAATAATGATGTTAGACAAATTTTTTCTCTTGATACCTTTGATAATATCTATGATAACATTAAACAGTAAAAACAACTTATAAGAGTACTCTTCCTTtctctcagaaaaaaaaaaaaacttaatggCTGTTATATTGCCAGTACAAGGCATTAAGGTCCATTACAATGGCTACCGATGTGGATAAAAAATGTAATATTATCATAATATGGAAACTAGTTCTTACTAATATTTTAGTCATACGGCAAACGTTGTAACCGTTACAGCAGGTTTACCGAATAAAGGACACGAACATCGCACACTGAGGCATAGTTTGGTTGTCGATAAAAATGGAGATTATTATAGCCAAGCTCTTGCACCCTTTTAGATGGTATAGTTATTCAGTCGGATAAAACAAAATCCGTGATTGGATGGAGAGTCGTCATACCGTACAATGATTGCACTGTGGAAACATAAAGTATTTCATTTTATTATAAAAAGACAAATACGCCCCCCCTTGCAGTTCCACTCAGGGCAGCTTTTTGAGTATATCCGAAATTAATTAAGTATAAGAAATCTGCATAAGGTACGGATCCACAGTTACGGCCATCAACGGTAGTGTCCCGATCAATGGAAATACGTGTGTGGCAGCGAATACTAATCCATCCCCTTGCATAGGATTTTTTGCTAACCAAATTTGAGTTAGAGAGCAATGCTATTTACGACACAAGTGCATTCCCAAGTGGTTTAAAAAGGTGGGTTTGTTAAGTTTCTTCATTGGCTAATAACAGCATGATTAAAGACATGAAGAAGTGCAGCTGTGCAAGTTTGGAAGAGAGGAAATCTTCTAGCACGATGGCTCTAAGGAACATGGCTCAGGCTACAGTGGACATAATAGATTCATAATAGATGGATTAGAAGCATGGGTTCAAGGTACATCCGTTCATTCCTCTGGCAGCGTCGCAAAGCTAACAGCATGACGGCCAACACCCCACTACAACTATCTACGACTTGCTACAGCCCGCCTTCTCTAATTAAATAACTCCacaaaatattatatcatatatcatAGATAGAGAGGCACGACAGCATCTACGAATTGTAAGTATTGGAGAGAGGCTACGGTAAGCTTACCAGGCGGTTTCAGGGTCTCGCCGCCCGACGGTGGCGGGTCACCGTCGGCAGCTTCCGCCACGGGTCGAGGACGGAGTCCCGGTAACGCGACGGCAGCGCCTGGTTCCGCCCGCGCTTCGATCGGACGATGGGGGCCGAATCCACGTACAGATCGAACGGCAGCCACCCTGCCCCTCTCCTCTTCGAGCCTTGCGCCACCCCCGCCGCTCTTCTCTTCGACGGCCTCTCCTCCTCCGCGTCCGccgtctcctccttctccttcgccgGCTCCTCGTCGAACAACCCGCCGGAGACCTGCCGCACTGCCTCCAGGAGCAGGTCCAGATAACCCCCGCTTCCGTTGCCCTTCCTAGGATTCCTACCCGCTTCATCCCGTCCTTCTCCGGCGCCGCCGCCTTTGGTTTCTTTCGCCtcttcgtcccgttctttcttGACGACCTCCACCaccgcctcctcctcttcgtcGCCGTCGTCCGCTTTCCTCGATGGAGCAGTCGTGATCCCGGATGATTCTTTGGCTCCTTCCGCCGCTTCCTTCCGGCTTTCCTCCTCCGGATCGCATTCGCCTTCGGAGCTCCTCCCCGCCGGGGAGATGGCGCGGCTCTCCTCCACCGCACGCGGGGCCCTCCCCGAGCCCTTCTCCACCGTCGACTCCTCCCCGGACTCCGCTCGCTCGGCAACATCATCGGCAACCACGACGCTCTGCGCGGTGGGGTCcccaccctcctcctcctcctcctcctcgtcgttCCCCGACGATCCTCCTGCTCCTGCTCCGATCTCCGGCGGTGGGCCCAATCTGAGGTTCAAATCGATGCCGAACCCTAGCCCTCCCGCACGCGCCGCCTCGGAATTACCGCCGCGGCGCTCGATTGGTGGAGGAGGGACGGTGGAGATGATGGCGATGATCTTGGCCAGACCGGCCTGGGCCTTAGAGGTACCGACGCGCACCGCAGCGGTCCGGAGGTGGTGAGAACAAGAAAGCGGCGCCATCGTCGACCGATCGAAGCTTCTTCTCATCTCACCTCGACCTCCTCTCCCCTCCGCCTCGTCCCGCCATcccctccgcctcctccgccaTCGCCCCAGCCAAGAAACAATTTGTTTCCTTCGATTTTTATCTTCGCCCGAACCCGTACCTAGGAAGTAATATAagcccagagagagagagaggagcgaTTACGAGGAGGAAAAAACGACcagcttttaattttttttaaaaaaagtacaacgcgagagagagagggtttgaGGCTTGAGATAATGATTATCTCCgaattttgttttcttgtaatattaattaattaatcaacTAATATAAAGTTTTTTCCGCATAGGCTCCTGACGTGTTTCGCTTGTGAACGTGTCGGCAAGAGATCGGTGGCGGGCTGGACGTGTCGCCAGGTATGCTAGGGAGGCGGGGACTGCTTTCGCGCGAGGGGCAAAGTTGGGAAAAGGGCAGGTAAGTAGCTGACAGGGAACTGAGGGAAGTACGTGGCTTCGCGCTTCGGGCCCGGttgctgggccgggccgggccgagTTGGGGGTTCCAACCGATCCAGTAGCCGGCGGTTCGGCTCGCGTGAGGCGGAGTGGCGGGGCCCACTGCCTAGGGATCTAACGGTCGCATAGTCCGTAGGGCGCAACTGCCACAGCCCTTAGAGAGTGCTGCGGTCCCTCCCTGAAGAGAGAATCGCGTCCGGATCCCGTTGGCGGATAGTGgggttttttctttcttttcttctttttgccgCTGGGGGTAGACGGACGGACTTGATTTCGCCTCCCGGGAACAGCTTCCATTGATGAGGGCGCAGCAGCAGGAGCCATTTGTCGTGCCTGCTTGAATGATTTCGTTCGCGCCCTCGCATTCAcagggaatttttttttttacaaattaggCAGAAAGACGCTGCGTCGAGCGAGAGCTCATTCGCTCTACTAAAACGAGTACGGGAAcgcttttctttttcctaaatAAAAAAGGGCACAGCCTCGAAATTAAAGAGATATCTGTGTAAAGCAACAGCAGAAGCGTCTTCCAGCTTGTGCAGTCAACATGCATGACTAGCTCATAGAAGCCGTCAGTCCAGGTCCACGCATGGGAACAGGAAGCAGAATAAGAGCAGCAATggttcctatatatatatatatataaaatataacacCAATAACACGATCTGTCGTTCAGTTGTCTTGTCGACAAATGTGGGAGCGTAAAAATTTGTCAAGCTGAGCCACGGCTTTCGAAGATATTGGACAGACGCAGGTGGACGGTAGCTATAAACGACTAATTGTCGATGAATCACCCTCTGGTCGGTATATCGGACCACGTTCGATCTtaccaaaagagagagaaaaaaaaataagcgGACTTTGAGTTCATTAGTAGTATTACCGGTTTGATGCGTCTTTACTTGTCCATGGAACTTTCTACAACCATACTGCAAGTATGTGCGCGCACAATAGATTTTACATGACTAATATAATTATTGGGaattttttcttaaagtttGACTTGTGGGAGGCCCATGGTCATATAacctcagaaaaaaaaataatctgccATACATATCTCAGTCATGGGATATTCTTGGATTTGAGGTTGTATAGGATCGATTTCTACTCATGTATGCCGTGCATAAGTTGGAGCCACCATATTTCGTGGGGAGCTTggtcaaaaaataattttgcgACCTATGGCTTGACACTGCTTTTATAAGTATCGATACTAATCACCAGCTAATGATCATTGTTCAACGTGGGATGTGGCGGTTGAGGATTAACGCAAAACTTGAAGGTGGTATCAGTGAGACCCCATATGCATGTGTTCAGCCAATCACCGACGTAAATACTTCTACGTCTCTCAAAGGACGGTCAAGTAGTGATCGGCAGCAGGTTATCCACAGCCTTTTCCATTTTCTCAACACCTCTGGCTAACTACGGTCAAGAGTGGAATCAATCAAGAAAAAGTATACTACCTAGAGGTCCGAAAAGATCGGGCATGCAGTAGCCGTCGGACATACATTAACTGCTGAGATGTCCGTAATCATGCAGCAACTGGCCTCATAAATGGTCTTTAACTACTTTTAATATACTTTGATTTAGGAACGGATGGAGCTTCATTATTAGCTAGTTGGCTGGATACGTCCGTGGTGCTTTGCTATTGGTCGTCGGTTGATCTGGCCGGTAACCATCGTCACTCCCAAGCCACATCAATTTGCAGCCTGCCTTCATATTCTACATATCTTAACGAGCCGACGCCAAGAGCCAATGAATCAACTTAAGACGCGactttttcaccaaaaaaagaaaagaaaaacataagctGTCCCTCTCTGGTTCGTGcgacttttctttttgttgttttttgttttttggtttCATGTTTTGCTTTCTGGACGGGAACGGATGATCCGTGCGAATGGCGTCGAAAAGTCAAGACCTGAAAAGCGACACGGTTGACAACGGACTACAGAGCGACTGCTCTTCCAAACGCTCGACGAAGCGAGTCTAACAAGAAAGTGAGTCAAACCACCACCACTGCCTCCACTCACATCGCcgtggaaaagaaagaaagaaagaaagaacatgGTGATGCTTCTACAGAATAGCGGAGCATCGTTACCAATTAAAGCTTTGAAAGCAAGGAAGAGGGCACATCATGAAACTCCTATCCCTTTAAATAAACTTACTTGTCGAATAGCCAGCATTCGCGTTACTGAATGCTCTAGACCTCGACTTTGACAACATAGTTCGACAGTCACCACTGGTTTGCCTAAGACTCGCCGGGATGCCCACGCGCGAATGCcatttttaaatttctttccaCTCCCAGCTTCCCTGAGTTCTCAAGACCCGTCTTTTCTTCAGCTCAGTCTTTACCTGGTCAAGCTTTCTTAAGAGAGCTCATTGTTAAGTCGAGCCCACTTGAGCTTGTTCCCCTTACTTATGGGCTGGGCAATAAAATGCTGTTACAGAAGCTCATAAAGGTTCATTAGTGGAACTGCCAAAGATTGCTCCTTCTTCAACATTACTTTTAGTGCATGGTCTCACATTTTTCCCCTCAAAATGTTAATGTCAAGAGTATCATGTCGGATTTATTTGCTCTAATTAGACAAATTTTGGATCGTCTTCGATAAGATTCGAGATGGCTTTTACCTGGTTCAGGGAATGGATCCGATGTATATATGGACGCTATCCACTGGTGTGCAAGAAGAGAGTCGAATTCCATCTGTTGAATCATTAATTAAGGACCGTTCGACCCAGTGATTCATCCATTGAAGCGGCTGCTATGGATAGACTGGGTGATTATGATTTAAGACAGCCACGAAATATGGCACTTGGCATCTCATGTGCTCATGGCACAGCAAAGGATGCCGTGGATAAGCTTGCCGGACACGCAGATGGGTTAACACCATATATATGTGAAATAATGACTATGGATTTTATCAGCATGAGATGGTTAAACAATTTTATGAGATCATACATAAAGAGTTGTGATAACGGATATGAAATTTAAAATGCATTAAGAATTAAGACTAGCTTTTCGTGCATAGTTTGTCCACGACCTCCGCCTCCCCTACCATCACCATCTTTATCATCCATGACCTCTGCTTTGCATGGTCTATATAGGTTATAGAACACTGCAATACTGGCACATTGGAGGCTGATAACTGGTTAATCATAGCATTAGTAATTGGATCTGGATGAATTTGAGCTCTTAGCCCTCTTAATAATTTCATACAAAAGTTTGTTGAAGCAGTAGATTGTTGGTGCGGCACGTTTGACATTAGTTTAAAGCTACATTTTGAAGGAAAGATTTTTTGCCATTGTCACCAGAAATTTTTGCCGTCGGGCTACCAACCAATTTTTGTTAATATTAATAATATGttaatatatcttttttttttagtatatcTATTTGTTATGAAGGGGCTGCTGATATTTGATATTCTTTAAAAATGGGTTTATCAAAATGATGAGCACAAAACCGTTTGATCTAAACTTGTTTCCGTCCTAGTGCCCACccctttttatgcatttcagaAGTCTATCTCTGTGCGGCGTGATGCTGGATTTAAATAGAAAAGGCTATTATTAGTGCTACTTTAATTTTAGAAACGAAATGATGCCAAGTTTGTCCGGTCCAACCGGCTAAATAGGTTCCGTAACATCATCCTAAGTAATAATCCACGACACGCATCACTTATGGATGCATTTTGTTTGCGTAGACATTTGGACATTTTTGGATGAGTATTTATTTCATTCAGGTTGTGCTACAGGTGCAACCTATGCAGTAATTTAATGGTCAATCCCATTATATTCTCCTCTTGtctattaatatttatttaatttacgGGCCCTAGCGTGGGCCCATTTATCGTGTCGGGCAAGCCGGTTTCCTCGGTCCGAAGGCAAACCAATATCTCAACCCACCGGTCTCTCTCCGTGAGGGCGCCGACTCCCACCGCCATTCCCGTATCGCTCTTCCTTCGCTGCCGCGGCCAGGAAGATATTTATCTTCCCGTCCAGTCCGGCAAAAATATCTCACCCTGCCCCGCCCCACGCTTATATCTTGCCTGGGGCCTCCCGATGGGATCCGAGCCGTGCCCTCTATCATCATCTAATCCCCGCCTTCTCTGAGGCGGTTACTCGTCCCACCTTCTTccttataaattttatttcctCCCCTCCCCACGCCCCAACCTTCCTCCTGGGCCGACCaaatctcgctctctctctctctctctctctctctctctgttgaaTCTCCAAACCTTCTTGGGAGGATCGGGTtttcccctttcttcttcctcctcctcctcctcctcgtcgtcTCCCTTCATGGAATTTGGAGCACCCTCTGCTTCCAAACCCCGCGCTTCTTCGCCTCTGGAGCCCAAGATCGAGCCATTCGGGGAAATCTTGGACTTATCCCCCCAGCCTCCGCCACCGGTTGCGGAAAAGCTTTTATCCTCCTCGTCGTCATCGTCCGGGGTTGCTGCGCCTCGGCCCCTGGAGGCTCTCCAGAGCGCGCCGATCCCGCCCTTCCTCTCCAAGACCTATGAGCTTGTGGACGATCCCTCCCTGGATCCGCTCATCTCGTGGGGTTCCACTGGGAGGAGCTTCGTGGTGTGGGATCCCGTCGAGTTTGCGAGGGCCGTTCTGCCCCGGAACTTCAAGCACAACAACTTCTCCAGTTTTGTCCGCCAGCTCAATACTTATGTGGGTATTGCGCAAAAACTTTGCCGGAGACGGCTCTCGTTGTTTGTAtgtaattttttctttctttattttatttattttttatcttgtTCTTTCAGTCTATATTCTTATATTCGTCCTTTGTTGTAACGAGCATTGGATTTTAATCAAATGATTGCCCCGATAGATTGATTACTGCTGAGGACTGTATTGTGTAGGATCGCAGCCTTTAATCTCATTGATGCTGCACGTATTTCATGCTGTATTCTTCCTTGATGTATACTCTCGAATCTGAATATGTAAATATATGGATATCTACTTTTGAGACGAATCGTATGTTGTCCGGCTCATCAACCACTGCTTTGTAATCTCCATTGGAAGTTCCTCTGTATGTCGTGTCTGTTTTTGTAAATTGTACATGGAACCTGTAACCACTAGATGAAAATCGCCAAGACTAGGCAGAATCTGCGTCCGTCGCTTCTACAAGATTAGTTTGTTGATTACACAAGTGCTTTCGGATTGGAGATGACCTCTTGGAGAAAAGCTCACGTTCACGGGTAAGCATCGAATTCACATGGATACTACAGATATCAAATGAAGTATTTGCTTGCAACTAGCACTGCCATTCAAGTATATTTATACTATGAACCATTTGTTTTTCAATAATTTCATGAATTTGCTTCTGTAGAGGTTCTAGCTGTTTCATTTTCACTTTCTAGCATTTTTTTCACTTTCCTCAGCCGTCTCCTCATTGTCTGCCTTCTTGTCATCTGGTATTCATATGTTTTCTATTAGCGGCACAATCTCGTGGGAGAGAAATGTCAACCGAGATTCTCTGGGTGTACCTCCTTATATGCAGGTGGAACATTCCGCATATCTGACGGTTTTGTACTGTGGCTTTTCCTGGTTCCTAAAATGGCTAAGCCTTAGTTGTTTGTCATCACATACTAGAATAGGAAATATTGGTTGTAATTTTAGTAACCGGTTTCAAAAAGATTGTTATGATACAGTGCAACCACTATACAGAGCAAAGCCAAATCATAAGGAGGTCTATCCCCAGAACCAGACATAACAATTATTTCTGATGACAAATTCTAGTTAAGTTGGGAGGGAAGTACTGAGTTTTCGTGAACAAGTCAATGTGCTGATAGCTTGATCTGGAAGCAACAGATAATACAGACTGAAGTGCTGGAAAAATTGATTATTGACTTTGATTAGCTTTATCATGCTTTAGTGGTTGGGTTATATGTTGTCTTGATAACACCCTTTCATCTCATCACCGTGGCCAATGGAAATGAAATGTGGTATCTTAGATCATTCGCAAGAAATGGAGCATGACAACATCCATACAATTGTGGATATTGCATGATATTTGGCTTTGGCATCTGAAGTAAAAGGCATTCCACTTGTTGCCCTTTTTTGAGATGTGAGATTCTTGGAAAGAAAAGATACATTAGCTTATAAATAGGTAGTAATAGATTAGCATAAACTCAACTTTATGCTTTAGCAAGGAGACCAAAGAGTGAAAGGAGCATGCCATAGGCTCCTAACATACAATGGAGAATATGCAACTATTT from the Phoenix dactylifera cultivar Barhee BC4 chromosome 14, palm_55x_up_171113_PBpolish2nd_filt_p, whole genome shotgun sequence genome contains:
- the LOC120113003 gene encoding coiled-coil domain-containing protein 96-like, encoding MRRSFDRSTMAPLSCSHHLRTAAVRVGTSKAQAGLAKIIAIISTVPPPPIERRGGNSEAARAGGLGFGIDLNLRLGPPPEIGAGAGGSSGNDEEEEEEEGGDPTAQSVVVADDVAERAESGEESTVEKGSGRAPRAVEESRAISPAGRSSEGECDPEEESRKEAAEGAKESSGITTAPSRKADDGDEEEEAVVEVVKKERDEEAKETKGGGAGEGRDEAGRNPRKGNGSGGYLDLLLEAVRQVSGGLFDEEPAKEKEETADAEEERPSKRRAAGVAQGSKRRGAGWLPFDLYVDSAPIVRSKRGRNQALPSRYRDSVLDPWRKLPTVTRHRRAARP